A window of the Egibacter rhizosphaerae genome harbors these coding sequences:
- the nagA gene encoding N-acetylglucosamine-6-phosphate deacetylase, translating to MPPSLLVTNARLVTVDDPAPTGWVRLEDGRIAEVGHGATPDRDDVERLDASGASLLPGFVDLHVHGAVGHDTIDGDPAALHAMAGHYVRHGVTAFLPTLVTADPPTTLAALRAIGEAVGAVADGATILGAHLEGPFISTRRKGAHREDLIRAPDPGEAEALLATGVLRLVTIAPELPENAWFMDACRDRGIVLSAGHTDATHADLLAAVDRGARHVTHVFNGMRGMHHREPGTAGAALTLDSLTCEVIADGVHVHPAMLALVWRAKGPDRMLLVTDAGKATGMPEGRYERGGRELFVQEGAVRLADGTISGSVRMVDEGLRTFLAATGARLADAWPVTSRTPARALGLGDRKGEVAPGYDADLVLLDDSLEVSATIVGGRVAHGGTATR from the coding sequence GTGCCCCCATCGCTGCTCGTCACCAACGCTCGCCTCGTCACGGTCGACGATCCCGCCCCCACCGGGTGGGTGCGCCTCGAGGACGGACGCATCGCGGAGGTCGGGCACGGCGCCACGCCCGACCGCGACGACGTCGAACGGCTCGACGCCTCCGGCGCGTCGCTGCTGCCCGGCTTCGTGGACTTGCACGTGCACGGCGCGGTGGGCCACGACACGATCGACGGCGACCCCGCGGCGCTCCACGCGATGGCGGGCCACTACGTTCGCCACGGCGTGACCGCGTTCCTGCCGACGTTGGTGACGGCCGACCCGCCCACGACCCTCGCGGCACTGCGGGCGATCGGGGAGGCCGTCGGCGCTGTCGCCGACGGGGCGACGATCCTCGGGGCGCACCTCGAGGGGCCCTTCATCAGCACCCGACGCAAGGGCGCGCACCGCGAGGACCTCATTCGCGCACCGGATCCCGGCGAGGCCGAGGCGCTGCTCGCGACCGGCGTCCTGCGCCTCGTCACGATCGCGCCCGAGCTGCCGGAGAACGCGTGGTTCATGGACGCGTGTCGCGACCGCGGGATCGTGCTCTCGGCCGGGCACACCGACGCCACCCACGCCGATCTCCTCGCCGCGGTCGACCGCGGGGCGCGCCACGTGACCCACGTGTTCAACGGCATGCGCGGCATGCACCACCGCGAGCCCGGCACGGCCGGCGCCGCGCTCACCCTCGACTCGCTGACCTGTGAGGTCATCGCCGACGGTGTGCACGTGCATCCCGCGATGCTGGCGCTGGTCTGGCGCGCGAAGGGCCCCGACAGGATGCTGCTCGTCACCGACGCCGGTAAGGCCACCGGCATGCCCGAGGGCCGCTACGAGCGGGGCGGCCGCGAGCTCTTCGTGCAGGAGGGCGCCGTGCGACTCGCCGACGGCACGATCAGCGGGAGCGTCCGCATGGTCGACGAGGGACTGCGCACGTTCCTCGCCGCGACCGGCGCGCGGCTCGCCGACGCATGGCCGGTCACCAGCCGCACGCCCGCCCGCGCGCTCGGCCTGGGCGATCGCAAGGGCGAGGTCGCGCCCGGCTACGACGCCGACCTCGTCCTGCTCGACGACTCGCTGGAGGTCAGCGCGACGATCGTTGGCGGCCGCGTCGCGCACGGCGGCACCGCGACCCGCTGA
- a CDS encoding ABC transporter ATP-binding protein, producing MSYYAASSEPDGQPPAAEAVALSKVYGSGEAAVRAVDAIDLEIPAGSFVAVMGPSGSGKSTLLHCLAGLDRPTSGTAHVGGTDLSGLNDKQLTRLRRDQVGFVFQAFNLVPVLTAEENILLPLRLGKRDPEPAWYMTVIEALGLGDRLGHRPAELSGGQQQRVAVARALVTRPSLVFGDEPTGNLDRTSGGELLALLRRSVDDLGQTIVIVTHDAAAAAHADRVWFLADGRIADRLDEPTIDGVLDRIRALEGHGPVPPATEPGLGG from the coding sequence ATGTCGTACTACGCTGCATCCTCCGAGCCGGATGGCCAGCCCCCCGCGGCGGAGGCGGTCGCGCTCAGCAAGGTCTACGGGTCGGGCGAGGCGGCGGTGCGGGCCGTCGACGCGATCGATCTCGAGATCCCCGCCGGCTCGTTCGTCGCCGTCATGGGGCCGAGCGGTTCGGGGAAGTCGACGCTGCTGCACTGCCTCGCCGGCCTCGACCGTCCCACGAGCGGAACGGCGCACGTGGGTGGCACCGACCTCTCGGGGCTCAACGACAAGCAGCTCACGCGGCTGCGGCGCGACCAGGTCGGCTTCGTCTTCCAGGCGTTCAACCTCGTGCCGGTCCTGACCGCCGAGGAGAACATCCTGCTGCCGCTGCGGCTCGGCAAACGCGACCCGGAGCCGGCGTGGTACATGACCGTGATCGAGGCCCTCGGCCTCGGCGACCGCCTGGGGCATCGGCCCGCCGAGCTCTCCGGAGGACAGCAGCAACGCGTCGCGGTGGCAAGGGCGCTCGTCACCCGACCGTCCCTCGTGTTCGGCGACGAGCCGACGGGCAACCTCGACCGCACCTCCGGGGGGGAACTGCTCGCGCTGTTGCGCCGCAGCGTCGACGACCTCGGCCAGACCATCGTCATCGTGACCCACGATGCGGCGGCCGCAGCCCACGCCGACCGCGTGTGGTTCCTCGCCGACGGCCGCATCGCCGACCGCCTCGACGAGCCCACGATCGACGGCGTCCTCGACCGGATCCGCGCGCTGGAGGGGCACGGTCCCGTACCTCCCGCCACCGAGCCCGGCCTGGGGGGCTGA
- a CDS encoding ABC transporter permease produces MTIKGLAAARLRFVMTGLAVVLGTAFVAGAMTLGDTLEDGFEDLFTQIAGAADVQVRVDSEADEGAGPPGVDDPAAEREGMPPELLEDVRALDEVAIADGEIEGSAILIGDDGEAIGEFGPPTLAYNVFDEPSLDPAELRDGRWPERDGEIVIDAAAAEGQGWQVGDEVEVVLDGPAETVELVGIFGLGDLDNLAGATVVVLDRETAAERLGTGGDLTAIYANAADGTSPDELTTAVQEAVGDAYEVRTAEDVAAEDQEAIAEFTQIFSYALLVFAGVSLLVGAFLIFNTFSIVLAQRLRELALLRAVGAGRGQLLASVLGEAAILGLGGGALGALAGLGVAAGLQQLLEVIGLELPGSGLVVLPRTAIVAIGVGLVVTLVAALVPARRAVRVPPVAALQEVAVGSSSGRRWPRVALGGLLSVTGAAGLAAGIVGEAGIAVAGGGAVAMILGAAALSSLIARPLAGGLGWPLIATGPHGALARLNAMRSPRRTAATASALMIGLALVGFVGIFAESLRASASDAIERVFAADVILQATTATGVTSAALDEVEALDETRLVAPMRAASLEVAGDDRFVGVMEADELLTVFDLEAVDGEFETFRDGGLLVAESAADDLELAAGDTIAVGLPDGEADVPVATVVDGSGLDVQWLLAQETYGDAGDEAPLGVYVALADGVAGTDGVEAVSAALDGYPQVTVLDRAGLVEQLDEQLGQLVAVVVALLALSVLIALLGITNTLALSVVERVREIGLLRAVGMGRRQVRAMVRGEAGIVSLLGAALGLALGLVFGVAFVEAAEGMGVSRLVVPWTQVAIGLVLAAVAGVVAGALPARRAARLDVLDALHQE; encoded by the coding sequence GTGACGATCAAGGGCCTCGCCGCAGCACGTCTGCGGTTCGTGATGACCGGTCTCGCGGTCGTGCTGGGAACCGCGTTCGTCGCCGGGGCGATGACGCTGGGCGACACCCTGGAGGACGGGTTCGAGGACCTCTTCACCCAGATCGCCGGGGCCGCCGACGTGCAGGTGCGCGTCGACAGCGAGGCCGACGAGGGGGCGGGCCCGCCGGGTGTCGACGATCCCGCTGCCGAGCGCGAGGGGATGCCACCGGAACTCCTCGAGGACGTTCGCGCGCTCGACGAGGTCGCGATCGCCGACGGCGAGATCGAGGGCTCGGCGATCCTCATCGGCGACGACGGCGAGGCCATCGGGGAGTTCGGCCCCCCGACGCTCGCCTACAACGTCTTCGACGAGCCGTCCCTGGACCCCGCGGAGCTGCGCGATGGCCGCTGGCCCGAGCGCGACGGGGAGATCGTCATCGACGCGGCCGCCGCGGAGGGCCAGGGCTGGCAGGTCGGCGACGAGGTCGAGGTCGTGCTCGACGGTCCGGCCGAGACGGTCGAGCTCGTGGGGATCTTCGGCCTCGGCGACCTCGACAACCTCGCGGGGGCAACGGTCGTCGTCCTCGACCGTGAGACGGCGGCGGAGCGCCTCGGCACCGGCGGCGACCTCACCGCCATCTACGCGAACGCGGCCGACGGCACGAGCCCCGACGAGCTGACCACCGCGGTGCAGGAGGCGGTGGGCGACGCCTACGAGGTGCGCACGGCGGAGGACGTCGCCGCCGAGGACCAGGAGGCGATCGCCGAGTTCACGCAGATCTTCTCCTACGCGCTGCTCGTCTTCGCCGGGGTCTCGTTGCTGGTCGGGGCGTTCCTGATCTTCAACACGTTCTCGATCGTGCTGGCCCAGCGCCTGCGCGAGCTCGCGTTGCTCCGCGCGGTCGGCGCCGGCCGCGGTCAGCTGCTCGCCTCCGTGCTGGGCGAGGCCGCGATCCTCGGGCTCGGCGGCGGTGCGCTCGGCGCGCTGGCCGGCCTCGGCGTGGCGGCGGGTCTCCAGCAGCTGCTCGAGGTGATCGGCCTCGAGCTGCCGGGCAGCGGGCTCGTGGTGCTGCCCCGAACGGCGATCGTGGCGATCGGGGTGGGCCTCGTCGTCACCCTGGTGGCCGCGCTCGTCCCCGCGCGCCGAGCGGTGCGCGTCCCGCCGGTCGCCGCGCTCCAGGAGGTCGCGGTCGGGAGCTCGAGCGGTCGACGGTGGCCGCGCGTCGCGTTGGGTGGGCTGCTCTCGGTCACCGGCGCGGCCGGACTCGCGGCGGGGATCGTCGGCGAGGCCGGCATCGCGGTCGCCGGTGGCGGGGCCGTGGCGATGATCCTCGGTGCTGCCGCGCTGTCGTCCCTCATCGCGCGTCCACTCGCGGGCGGGCTCGGCTGGCCGCTCATCGCGACGGGCCCGCACGGCGCCCTCGCGCGGCTCAACGCGATGCGCAGTCCGCGCCGGACGGCCGCCACGGCCTCGGCGCTCATGATCGGCCTGGCCCTCGTGGGCTTCGTCGGGATCTTCGCCGAGAGCCTGCGCGCGAGCGCGTCCGATGCGATCGAGCGGGTCTTCGCCGCCGACGTGATCCTGCAGGCCACCACCGCCACCGGCGTGACCAGCGCCGCGCTCGACGAGGTGGAGGCGCTCGACGAGACCCGGCTCGTCGCTCCCATGCGGGCCGCGTCCCTCGAGGTCGCGGGCGACGACCGATTCGTCGGGGTGATGGAGGCGGACGAACTGCTCACCGTCTTCGACCTCGAGGCGGTGGACGGGGAGTTCGAGACGTTCCGCGACGGAGGGCTCCTCGTGGCCGAGTCCGCGGCCGACGACCTCGAGCTCGCCGCGGGCGACACCATCGCGGTGGGGCTGCCCGACGGGGAGGCCGACGTGCCCGTCGCCACCGTCGTCGACGGCAGCGGGCTCGACGTCCAGTGGCTGCTCGCGCAGGAGACCTACGGCGACGCCGGCGACGAGGCGCCGCTGGGCGTCTACGTCGCGTTGGCGGACGGCGTGGCCGGCACCGACGGCGTGGAGGCGGTGTCCGCGGCGCTCGACGGCTACCCGCAGGTCACCGTGCTCGACCGGGCGGGGCTCGTGGAGCAGCTCGACGAGCAACTCGGACAACTCGTCGCCGTGGTCGTCGCGCTGCTCGCGCTGAGCGTGCTCATCGCGCTGCTCGGGATCACGAACACGCTCGCGTTGAGCGTCGTCGAGCGGGTCCGCGAGATCGGCCTGCTCCGCGCGGTCGGCATGGGTCGTCGGCAGGTCCGCGCGATGGTCCGCGGCGAGGCCGGGATCGTGTCACTGCTCGGGGCCGCGCTCGGCCTCGCCCTCGGGCTGGTGTTCGGGGTGGCGTTCGTCGAGGCCGCCGAGGGCATGGGCGTGAGCCGGCTCGTCGTCCCCTGGACGCAGGTCGCCATCGGCCTCGTGCTCGCCGCCGTCGCCGGTGTCGTCGCCGGGGCGCTGCCCGCTCGGCGGGCAGCGCGGCTGGACGTGCTCGACGCGCTCCATCAGGAGTAG
- a CDS encoding helix-turn-helix transcriptional regulator: MRNRVRELRIEKGLTQAQLGDELGVSRNTINSIEKGRYTPSLPLAIAVARYFGAIVEEVFDDHG, translated from the coding sequence ATGCGGAACCGCGTGCGGGAGCTGCGCATCGAGAAGGGTCTCACCCAGGCCCAGCTCGGCGATGAGCTGGGGGTTTCGCGCAACACGATCAACTCGATCGAGAAGGGTCGCTACACGCCGTCGTTGCCACTGGCCATCGCCGTGGCGCGGTACTTCGGCGCAATCGTGGAGGAGGTCTTCGATGACCACGGCTGA
- a CDS encoding serine hydrolase domain-containing protein, with translation MSRIRSLAARPRLRVAGVAVVLAGLAATPLAPARPAPEAEATGEAELLTRVREVAEDADGLHGLAVAEVRGDDVTAAVLGAADGQQAMSAATPIEIGSVAKALTGQLLADLAEVGELAPTDPVAEALDTDDPGLAAISLEDLATHHAGLPRLPPANLPRATLASVGGNPYAGWDRERLIDAAEGRDLDGSEAYAYSNFGVGLLGQALATHLDTSYPELFRARLTEPLGMDDTVVARTAPALPDGHAHGRTAAGLSADPWLGAGYAPAGVGVWSTAEDLATLVRALLAGEAPGTAALEPRRAAGDDTEIGLGWHRTAHDQATVTWHNGGTGGFSSFVGTDRQREHGVVVLARTTTSVDHVGLRLLGVEAEPRGEPGLLGLPFTVLLTAAVVGPPLVTAARGERATRPRDRAEALSTIAGVIAGLALLRALGSWQILTPAAWIVITVVTVAAIASPLARWPDLDTVAGSRPRRLASTGLSIAVSLALVAVLAWA, from the coding sequence GTGAGCCGAATCCGCTCGCTGGCGGCCCGCCCCCGCCTGCGCGTCGCGGGCGTCGCCGTGGTCCTCGCGGGGCTCGCGGCGACCCCGCTCGCCCCCGCGCGGCCGGCCCCGGAGGCCGAGGCGACCGGGGAGGCCGAGTTGCTGACGCGCGTCCGAGAGGTCGCGGAGGACGCCGACGGTCTCCACGGCCTCGCGGTGGCGGAGGTGCGCGGCGACGACGTGACGGCCGCGGTGCTGGGCGCCGCTGACGGGCAGCAGGCGATGTCGGCGGCCACGCCGATCGAGATCGGCTCGGTCGCGAAGGCGCTCACCGGCCAACTGCTCGCCGACCTCGCCGAGGTGGGCGAGCTTGCTCCCACCGACCCGGTCGCCGAGGCCCTCGACACCGACGATCCCGGCTTGGCGGCGATCAGCCTGGAGGATCTCGCGACCCACCACGCGGGCCTGCCTCGGCTCCCGCCAGCCAACCTGCCGCGCGCGACCCTCGCGTCGGTGGGCGGCAACCCGTACGCCGGCTGGGATCGCGAGCGGCTCATCGACGCCGCCGAGGGTCGGGACCTCGACGGGTCGGAGGCGTACGCCTACTCCAACTTCGGCGTCGGGCTGCTCGGCCAGGCGCTTGCCACGCACCTCGACACCTCGTATCCCGAGCTCTTCCGAGCACGGCTCACCGAGCCGCTCGGCATGGACGACACGGTCGTCGCCCGAACAGCACCCGCCCTGCCCGACGGACACGCGCACGGACGCACCGCCGCGGGACTGTCGGCCGACCCGTGGCTCGGGGCCGGGTACGCGCCCGCGGGCGTGGGCGTGTGGTCGACCGCCGAGGACCTCGCGACGCTCGTCCGCGCACTGCTGGCGGGCGAGGCACCGGGCACGGCGGCGCTCGAGCCGCGCCGCGCCGCGGGCGACGACACCGAGATCGGGCTCGGCTGGCACCGCACCGCCCACGACCAAGCGACGGTCACGTGGCACAACGGCGGTACCGGGGGGTTCTCGAGTTTCGTCGGGACGGACCGGCAGCGCGAGCACGGGGTGGTCGTGCTCGCCCGCACGACCACGAGCGTCGACCACGTGGGCCTGCGACTGCTCGGCGTCGAGGCCGAGCCCCGGGGCGAGCCGGGGCTGCTCGGGCTGCCCTTCACCGTACTGCTGACCGCAGCGGTGGTCGGGCCGCCGCTCGTCACCGCGGCGCGGGGCGAGCGCGCCACCCGACCACGCGACCGCGCCGAGGCCCTCAGCACCATCGCGGGTGTGATCGCCGGGCTCGCGCTCCTGCGGGCGCTCGGCAGCTGGCAGATCCTCACGCCCGCGGCCTGGATCGTCATCACCGTCGTCACCGTTGCGGCGATCGCGAGCCCCCTGGCCCGGTGGCCCGACCTTGACACCGTCGCCGGTTCCCGACCTCGGCGGCTCGCGTCGACCGGCCTGTCGATCGCGGTCTCCCTCGCGCTCGTGGCCGTGCTCGCGTGGGCCTGA
- a CDS encoding GNAT family N-acetyltransferase, with protein MTTIDMHESGELPSAWVPTLRRLLDDAFDGEFSDHDWEHCLGGQHVVARDGEELLCHAALVPRTLEIDGHEWRCGYVEGVATAAPVQGRGLGSTVMRRIGQMIDHDFEIGGLSTERPAFYESLGWELWHGPTFVRRGPRLVRTEDEDGGVMVLRAGPSRSVDLSAPIACHERPGDDW; from the coding sequence ATGACCACCATCGACATGCACGAGAGCGGCGAGCTCCCGTCAGCGTGGGTGCCGACGTTGCGGCGCCTCCTCGACGACGCCTTCGACGGCGAGTTCTCCGATCACGACTGGGAGCACTGCCTCGGCGGCCAGCACGTGGTGGCGCGCGATGGGGAGGAGCTGCTCTGCCATGCCGCCCTGGTACCGCGCACGCTCGAGATCGACGGGCACGAGTGGCGCTGCGGCTACGTGGAGGGCGTGGCGACGGCAGCGCCCGTCCAGGGTCGGGGGCTCGGCTCCACCGTGATGCGACGGATCGGCCAGATGATTGACCACGACTTCGAGATCGGGGGACTGTCGACCGAGCGTCCCGCCTTCTACGAGTCCCTGGGCTGGGAGCTCTGGCACGGACCCACCTTCGTGCGGCGCGGCCCGCGGCTCGTGCGCACCGAGGACGAGGACGGCGGCGTCATGGTGCTCCGTGCGGGCCCCAGCCGGTCGGTTGACCTGTCCGCGCCGATCGCCTGCCACGAGCGACCCGGCGACGACTGGTGA
- a CDS encoding FAD-binding protein, which translates to MRAVAELRSRFHGSLHERGGLECQLHDTAPHRLEAPRSRERKEAFVDSVADFVILCERRGIRFARATDYPDYYPERPGGKIGRAIEVEPFDTHRIGTWWETARAQDGVVFPLKTDDVWLLSRAWSTPGGFVRGARFVGRAVAGAAQRKKLVGAGAALVCALLEVALKQATPVWLSSPVEELVVDEGRVVGAAVRRGERELRVRTRKGVVLAGGGFAHREDWREKYHGVPGYSSAITGDQGSAIEVGQRAGGAVDLMDDAWWGASIPAPGTDKSPAFLVGERSMPFSIIVDSQGERFVNESASYIDVGHRMLERAQADRGPFWMISDARHTRRYLRSFAVEPGATKALREGGLLHKADTLDALAVAIGLPPERLRATVARFNGFARTGVDQDFARGSSAYDRYYGDPLVRPNPNLGPLAKAPFTAVQLVPGDLGTKGGLLTDEDGRVIREDGSPIEGLYASGNNTASVMGNTYPGPGSTLGPAAVFGLRAARHMAAQRH; encoded by the coding sequence GTGCGGGCTGTCGCGGAGCTGCGCTCGCGCTTCCACGGCAGCCTCCACGAACGCGGAGGTCTCGAGTGTCAGCTCCATGACACGGCGCCACACCGCCTCGAAGCCCCTCGGTCCCGCGAGCGCAAGGAGGCGTTCGTCGACTCGGTCGCCGACTTCGTGATCCTCTGCGAACGCCGGGGCATCCGCTTCGCCCGTGCGACCGACTACCCCGACTACTATCCGGAGCGTCCCGGCGGCAAGATCGGCCGCGCGATCGAGGTCGAGCCGTTCGACACCCACCGCATCGGCACGTGGTGGGAGACCGCGCGGGCGCAGGACGGGGTCGTGTTCCCGCTGAAGACCGACGACGTCTGGTTGCTGTCGCGAGCCTGGTCCACCCCGGGCGGCTTCGTCCGCGGCGCCCGCTTCGTCGGTCGCGCGGTGGCCGGCGCGGCCCAGCGCAAGAAGCTCGTGGGGGCAGGTGCCGCCCTCGTGTGCGCGCTCCTGGAGGTGGCCCTCAAGCAGGCCACCCCGGTGTGGCTGTCCTCGCCGGTCGAGGAGCTGGTCGTCGACGAGGGCCGTGTGGTCGGCGCGGCCGTCCGACGTGGGGAACGTGAGCTGCGGGTGCGCACGCGGAAGGGCGTGGTGCTGGCCGGCGGCGGCTTCGCCCACCGTGAGGACTGGCGCGAGAAGTACCACGGCGTCCCCGGCTACTCATCGGCGATCACGGGAGACCAGGGCAGCGCCATCGAGGTCGGCCAGCGCGCCGGAGGCGCCGTGGACCTGATGGACGACGCTTGGTGGGGCGCCTCGATCCCGGCCCCAGGAACGGACAAGAGCCCGGCGTTCCTGGTGGGCGAGCGCTCGATGCCGTTCTCGATCATCGTCGACAGCCAAGGCGAGCGCTTCGTGAACGAGTCCGCCTCCTACATCGATGTGGGCCATCGCATGCTCGAGCGCGCGCAGGCCGACCGTGGGCCCTTCTGGATGATCTCGGACGCGCGCCACACCCGCCGCTACCTGCGCAGCTTCGCCGTCGAGCCCGGTGCGACCAAGGCCTTGCGCGAGGGTGGGCTGCTCCACAAGGCCGACACCCTGGACGCCCTGGCTGTGGCGATCGGACTCCCGCCGGAGCGGCTGCGCGCGACCGTCGCCCGGTTCAACGGCTTCGCCCGCACGGGCGTCGATCAGGATTTCGCTCGGGGCAGCTCGGCCTACGACCGCTACTACGGCGACCCGCTCGTCCGCCCGAACCCCAACCTCGGCCCACTCGCGAAGGCCCCGTTCACCGCGGTCCAGCTCGTGCCCGGCGACCTCGGCACGAAGGGCGGGCTGCTGACGGACGAGGACGGCCGGGTGATCCGCGAGGACGGCAGCCCGATCGAGGGCCTCTACGCCTCCGGGAACAACACCGCATCGGTGATGGGCAACACCTACCCCGGCCCCGGTTCGACCCTCGGTCCCGCCGCGGTCTTCGGCCTCCGAGCAGCGCGCCACATGGCGGCGCAGCGACACTGA
- a CDS encoding SDR family NAD(P)-dependent oxidoreductase, translated as MQVSGKAIVVVGAGKGIGRHVVFEFLRRGARVAAVDVDQASLDEVTELAAAGDRLATFQVDITDRGAVDALPDRVVDIFDHADGLVNVAGIIQPFVRLAELDDRAIERVVGVNLYGTLHTVRAFLPHLLARPEAHIANVSSMGGFLPVPGQTIYGASKAAVKLMTEGLYAELLETSVGVSTVFPGAVRTDITTNSGVDRPASAASEKASRRMMAEPDDAARTIVDGIEKNRFHVYVGRDARLMNLLNRLAPRRSTHLIQRQMKQLLAS; from the coding sequence GTGCAGGTCTCAGGCAAGGCGATCGTGGTCGTCGGAGCAGGGAAGGGGATCGGCCGGCACGTGGTGTTCGAGTTCTTGCGGCGAGGGGCCCGCGTGGCGGCGGTCGACGTGGACCAGGCCAGCCTGGACGAGGTCACCGAACTCGCTGCCGCCGGCGATCGGCTCGCCACGTTCCAGGTCGACATCACCGATCGGGGTGCCGTCGATGCGCTGCCCGATCGGGTGGTCGACATCTTCGATCACGCGGACGGGCTGGTCAACGTCGCCGGCATCATCCAGCCCTTTGTGCGGCTCGCCGAGCTCGACGACCGAGCCATCGAGCGGGTCGTGGGCGTGAACCTCTACGGCACGCTCCACACCGTGCGGGCCTTCCTGCCGCACCTGCTCGCGCGGCCGGAGGCCCACATCGCGAACGTGTCGAGCATGGGGGGCTTCCTACCCGTGCCGGGGCAGACGATCTACGGGGCGAGCAAGGCGGCGGTGAAGCTCATGACGGAGGGGCTGTACGCGGAGCTGCTCGAGACGAGCGTCGGCGTGTCGACCGTGTTCCCGGGGGCCGTACGGACGGACATCACGACCAACTCGGGCGTTGATCGGCCCGCCTCCGCCGCGTCGGAGAAGGCGTCCCGGCGCATGATGGCCGAACCGGACGACGCCGCGAGGACGATCGTCGACGGCATCGAGAAGAACCGGTTCCACGTCTACGTCGGCCGTGACGCGCGTCTGATGAATCTCCTGAACCGGCTCGCTCCGCGCCGATCGACCCATCTCATCCAACGCCAGATGAAGCAGCTGCTCGCGTCCTAG
- a CDS encoding cation:proton antiporter, which yields MTFPLLLALIGGLAVALGLVSRPLRDVPLTEPLLALLLGALVGPGVLGWVSLEPAVGEEALRISAELAVAMAVMSVALRFSPGEMRSRLGALTVLLLVGMAAMALLSSVAAGAILGLATPAAVLLGVIVTPTDPVLAANVVEGEPAERQLPQRVRLLLSVESGANDGLAAPMVMLAGAGSGALVAGVGQAAASLVVSAAVGVAAGWIAGRGLLWSERHRDLEESAFLALTLALTLAVLGAATLAGGVGVLAVFVAGLVYSAQVDRSDRREEWQVQEAINRYMVLPVFVLLGVTAPWEAWAELGWAGLGFVAAVLALRRLPVLLALTRVLGVRVSEAAFMGWFGPVGAAALLYLAEQRDLGQVDDTVWAAGTLLVAISTVVFGLTAAPGRRLLARR from the coding sequence ATGACCTTCCCGCTGCTGCTCGCCCTGATCGGCGGGTTGGCGGTCGCCCTCGGGCTCGTGTCGCGCCCGCTGCGGGACGTGCCCCTGACCGAACCGTTGCTCGCCCTGCTCCTCGGCGCGCTGGTCGGTCCCGGTGTGCTCGGCTGGGTCTCTTTGGAGCCCGCGGTCGGCGAGGAGGCCCTGCGGATCAGCGCGGAATTGGCCGTCGCCATGGCGGTGATGTCCGTGGCGCTCAGGTTCTCCCCCGGCGAGATGCGCTCCCGGCTCGGCGCGCTCACCGTGCTGCTGCTGGTGGGGATGGCCGCCATGGCGCTGCTCTCGTCGGTCGCTGCAGGGGCGATCCTCGGGTTGGCGACCCCCGCCGCGGTGCTGCTCGGTGTAATCGTCACTCCCACCGATCCGGTGCTGGCGGCCAACGTCGTGGAGGGCGAGCCCGCCGAGCGGCAGCTCCCGCAGCGCGTCCGGTTGCTCCTGTCGGTCGAATCGGGCGCGAACGACGGACTGGCCGCCCCGATGGTGATGCTGGCCGGCGCCGGCTCCGGTGCCCTGGTCGCGGGGGTGGGCCAGGCGGCCGCGAGTCTTGTCGTATCGGCCGCCGTCGGGGTGGCCGCCGGGTGGATCGCCGGCCGCGGCCTGCTCTGGTCCGAGCGACATCGTGACCTCGAGGAGTCGGCGTTCCTCGCGTTGACGCTCGCGTTGACGCTCGCGGTGCTCGGAGCGGCGACCCTGGCGGGTGGCGTCGGGGTGCTCGCGGTGTTCGTCGCTGGCCTGGTCTACAGCGCGCAGGTGGACCGCAGCGACCGCCGTGAGGAATGGCAGGTCCAGGAGGCGATCAACCGTTACATGGTGTTGCCCGTGTTCGTCCTGTTGGGCGTGACCGCGCCCTGGGAGGCTTGGGCGGAGCTCGGCTGGGCGGGGCTCGGCTTCGTGGCCGCGGTGCTGGCCCTGCGTCGTCTCCCGGTGCTCCTGGCGCTGACTCGAGTCCTGGGGGTGCGGGTCTCCGAGGCAGCGTTCATGGGCTGGTTCGGGCCCGTGGGGGCCGCCGCGCTGCTCTACCTTGCAGAGCAGCGCGACCTGGGCCAGGTGGACGACACCGTGTGGGCGGCCGGGACCCTCCTGGTCGCGATCAGCACGGTGGTGTTCGGGCTGACGGCGGCCCCCGGCCGTCGCCTGTTGGCTCGACGCTAG
- a CDS encoding DUF2267 domain-containing protein, with amino-acid sequence MQTEQFFDRVQNLLGFHDRIEVVNATRSTLRVLGQRLSGGEAEDLAGRLTAELGGYLRERAGGQPEPFGIEVFMQRVAGEQGLDVDEAVARERAEAVVQTLKETVGDDELEAAAAQLPDEYVKFFAEAGRN; translated from the coding sequence ATGCAGACCGAACAGTTCTTCGACCGCGTGCAGAACCTCCTGGGTTTCCACGACCGGATCGAGGTGGTGAACGCGACCCGATCGACCCTGCGGGTGCTCGGCCAGCGGCTGTCGGGGGGTGAGGCCGAGGACCTCGCCGGCCGCCTCACCGCGGAGCTCGGGGGCTACCTGAGGGAGCGTGCCGGCGGGCAGCCCGAGCCCTTCGGCATCGAGGTGTTCATGCAGCGGGTAGCCGGTGAACAGGGCCTCGACGTCGATGAGGCGGTCGCGCGCGAGCGAGCGGAGGCCGTCGTTCAGACGCTCAAGGAGACCGTGGGCGACGACGAGCTCGAGGCGGCGGCCGCGCAGCTGCCCGACGAGTACGTCAAGTTCTTCGCCGAGGCCGGTCGGAACTAG